In Prunus dulcis chromosome 2, ALMONDv2, whole genome shotgun sequence, a single genomic region encodes these proteins:
- the LOC117618975 gene encoding uncharacterized protein LOC117618975 encodes MASNSNPSLLPEIGADGLAREASVITYTEKVIEEEQNQLRKYIQENYTKIRDVERELANLSMEMKLTAGPKKSALEHLRKKIEMSTERIHAAKLKEEQARKAWEAAVQVVKDEEAIKQSLCEDLNQLVQESSSSQFTRLEELKRRLEALNPSRSSTSVSYDRKSMGVAQSGTAPDASTVPRSTESGRVTENTPNPGNGGNVSVTNGHNQQPSAEGEGRLKKKSQFQGKGRGIGAVPKGRGSPAPGWTGAGFDA; translated from the exons ATGGCTTCGAATTCGAATCCTTCTCTGCTGCCTGAGATCGGAGCCGATGGCCTTGCTCGAGAGGCTTCTGTCATTACATACACTGAgaag GTCATCGAGGAAGAACAGAATCAATTAAGGAA ATACATTCAAGAAAATTATACTAAAATTCGTGATGTCGAGCGAGAGCTGGCAAATCTTTCAATGGAGATGAAGCTCACGGCTGGGCCAAAAAAATCAG CTCTTGAACATTTGAGGAAGAAAATAGAGATGTCAACAGAGAGAATTCATGCTGCCAAGCTGAAGGAAGAACAAGCACGAAAG GCGTGGGAAGCAGCAGTACAGGTTGTAAAGGACGAGGAAGCTATCAAGCAGAGTCTGTGTGAAGACTTAAACCAACTG GTACAAGAAAGCAGCAGTTCTCAGTTTACAAGACTGGAGGAGTTAAAAAGACGACTTGAAGCTTTGAACCCAAGCAGATCATCGACCTCTGTTTCTTAT GATAGGAAATCAATGGGAGTTGCTCAAAGTGGCACGGCGCCAGATGCTTCTACAGTTCCTCGATCTACAGAATCAGGCAGAGTCACTGAAAACACTCCTAATCCAGGAAACGGTGGAAATGTTTCGGTCACAAATGGCCACAATCAGCAGCCTTCTGCTGAGGGAGAAGGAAGactaaagaagaaaagtcaattCCAAGGAAAAGGGAGGGGAATTGGAGCTGTGCCCAAGGGCAGGGGATCTCCCGCGCCTGGCTGGACAGGTGCTGGGTTTGATGCTTAG
- the LOC117618974 gene encoding probable fructokinase-7 — protein sequence MANNLTSALDKKLVLGEDSKEPSPDAKGGSKDDKSLVVCFGEMLIDFVPTVGGVSLAEAPAFKKAPGGAPANVAVGVSRLGGSSGFIGKVGDDEFGYLLADILKQNNVNNSGVRFDPSARTALAFVTLRADGEREFLFFRNPSADMLLRESELDINLIQQARMFHYGSISLIDEPCRSTHLAAMRIAKKSGCILSYDPNLRLPLWPSEEAARKGIMSIWDQADIIKISEDEITFLTGGDDPYDDNVVLTKLFHPNLKLLVVTEGSEGCRYYTQKFRGRVAGVKVKPVDTTGAGDAFVSGVLNSIASDLSLFQNEQGLREALLFANACGALTVTERGAIPAMPTREAVLRCLAQVADKK from the exons ATGGCTAATAATCTCACATCTG CTCTTGATAAAAAATTGGTTCTGGGTGAAGATTCTAAAGAACCTTCCCCAGATGCAAAAGGAGGGTCGAAAGATGACAAGTCCCTGGTTGTTTGCTTTGGGGAAATGCTGATTGACTTTGTGCCCACAGTCGGTGGAGTTTCACTTGCTGAAGCACCTGCGTTTAAAAAAGCTCCTGGTGGTGCTCCTGCTAATGTGGCTGTTGGCGTCTCAAGACTGGGTGGTTCATCAGGTTTTATAGGCAAG GTAGGTGATGATGAATTTGGCTACTTGTTGGCTGACATTTTAAAGCAAAACAATGTTAACAATTCTGGGGTGCGATTTGATCCCAGTGCAAGAACTGCATTGGCATTTGTTACGCTCAGAGCTGATGGAGAGCGTGAATTCCTGTTTTTCCGTAATCCAAGTGCTGATATGCTTCTACGTGAATCAGAACTCGACATAAATCTCATTCAACAG GCAAGAATGTTCCATTATGGTTCAATTAGTTTGATTGACGAACCATGCAGGTCAACCCATCTTGCTGCAATGAGGATTGCCAAGAAGTCTGGTTGCATCCTTTCTTATGATCCAAATTTAAGATTGCCATTGTGGCCATCAGAAGAGGCTGCACGGAAGGGCATAATGAGTATATGGGATCAAGCAGATATAATCAAG ATAAGCGAGGATGAAATCACTTTCCTGACTGGCGGTGATGATCCTTATGATGATAATGTTGTGTTAACCAAGCTTTTTCATCCCAACCTTAAACTGTTGGTAGTAACTGAAGGATCAGAGGGTTGCAGATATTACACTCAG AAATTTCGGGGCCGGGTTGCTGGTGTTAAAGTTAAACCTGTTGATACAACTGGTGCCGGTGATGCATTCGTCAGCGGGGTACTGAACAGCATAGCTTCTGACTTGAGTCTTTTTCAG AATGAGCAGGGGCTACGAGAAGCTCTACTCTTTGCTAATGCATGTGGTGCACTCACAGTAACAGAAAGAGGAGCCATTCCTGCAATGCCAACAAGAGAAGCTGTGCTTCGGTGCTTAGCTCAGGTTGCTGATAAAAAGTAG